The Salvia miltiorrhiza cultivar Shanhuang (shh) chromosome 1, IMPLAD_Smil_shh, whole genome shotgun sequence genome has a window encoding:
- the LOC131006647 gene encoding uncharacterized protein LOC131006647, translating to MERIFDFLYCSDQERLSCVAFQLTGSADFWWETKKRAMTLEQLENLTWEDFKTEIYDKYIPKSYRKKKETEFFNLKQNKMSVTEYDRAFCDMSRYAPHLIDTDEKMAEKFRSGLKHEIKMALAGHGNLTHSEALSRALDVEAAMPEDRPTQTQASGNNDRGKRKWDGNNNNNRGYYNNQDNKRPWQGNMMPQGQWQGRPVNPGSAGNNQGQLRAPLCPKCSKSHHGICLAGSNTCFKCGQKGHFARDCQGKPQGGMKGPNQPGQVQPLRAIQGQQLLYPPPQQQYRPAARPPQIPQARAYALHKNKQGNNQGNLAG from the coding sequence atggaaaggattttcgactttctttactgttctgaccaagagagactctcttgtgttgcattccaactaactgggtcggcagatttttggtgggaaaccaagaagagggcaatgaccctcgaacaattggaaaacctgacttgggaagacttcaagacggagatctacgataaatacattcccaagagctacagaaagaagaaagagacggagtttttcaatctgaaacaaaacaagatgtccgtgacggaatacgatcgcgctttctgcgacatgtctcgctatgcccctcatctgatcgacactgatgaaaagatggccgagaagtttcgttcaggccttaagcatgagatcaagatggcgcttgctggtcatggtaatctcacccactctgaggcacttagcagagccctggatgttgaagcagccatgcctgaagaccgcccaacccagactcaagcttcgggaaacaacgatcgtgggaagagaaaatgggatggcaacaacaacaataataggggttactacaacaaccaagataacaagaggccatggcaaggaaacatgatgccacaagggcaatggcaaggacgaccagtcaatccaggatcagctggaaacaatcagggccagctcagggcacctttgtgtcccaaatgctccaagtcacatcacggcatatgcttggctggcagcaatacctgctttaagtgtggccagaagggccattttgccagAGACTGCCAAGGAAAACCACAAGGAGGAATGAAAGGGCCGAATCAGCCGGGCCAAGTACAACCACTCAGGGCTATCCAAGGCCAACAGTTACTCTACCCACCACCACAGCAGCAGTATCGACCTGCGGCACGTCCACCGCAAATTCCACAGGCAAGAGCCTATGCCTTGCACAAGAATAAGCAAGGAAACAACCAAGGGaatttggcag